From Hydra vulgaris chromosome 15, alternate assembly HydraT2T_AEP, one genomic window encodes:
- the LOC136091672 gene encoding uncharacterized protein LOC136091672, which produces MDSFSKVASLLEEASILLRTNQSTNISRPQSEHTITSTLQRARGMLNESGSSGIFRRLNRNDRLRSSAPYSSNIGNHIGNQNKSKKMTKTLEFALISSTENDEEQFLKWDSVIANGILIINEFDSEQIIREKIKKSLHEKFPLLGSDELDFVKVSRKKLSKLNKCSNIDYSYDVVKKLAGQGLLYLQLKERCNDHQIIIPTEVIEIPSASFVSKSSQLIDQEDVNEVDIQEIKELTSASFIDFENQKIKEIKENNLQDPIEILRFLQKTMIKGRVQDIENIDENTDKDSETNFICIDRQNILMSTFAELESVENFLITFEVDFMGELAKDYGGPRREWIRECNRMIKERLFDSGLRELSAEEYYFVGLLIGIALFQGGQLPTYLPDSIIIKITENTADICISNIQKGLNKFNLIRFFKEFPQLTELLRPSKVQFTAKMLLKLLKPKFSSEGSTALVKEKEIYSMFVKYVREIVASVRRECVSLANILSFVTGASEEPLLGFALQPSVEFIPTIEADEKDQKTHEAYMYIPTAHTCSNCLVLPRGSLLCKLPANNDLFDVYDMAFTNNFFGTI; this is translated from the exons ATGGATAGTTTTAGCAAAGTTGCATCTTTGTTAGAGGAAGCTTCTATTCTTCTTCGCACAAATCAAAGCACAAATATCAGCAGGCCACAATCGGAACACACAATAACCTCCACATTACAAAGAGCTAGAGGAATGCTCAATGAAAGTGGTTCATCGGGTATTTTTAGGCGCCTTAATAGAAACGATAGATTAAGGTCGTCAGCACCATACAGTAGCAATATAGGCAACCACATAGGcaatcaaaataaatcaaagaaaatgACAAAAACATTAGAATTTGCACTAATTTCATCTACAGAAAATGATGAAGAACAATTCCTAAAATGGGATTCTGTAATTGCAAATGGAATTTTGATTATCAATGAATTCGATAGTGAACAAATAATAAGAGAGAAAATAAAGAAGTCGTTGCATGAAAAATTTCCTTTGCTGGGTTCAGATGAACTCGATTTTGTTAAAGTATCacgaaaaaaattatcaaaattaaataaatgctCAAATATTGATTACTCATAtgatgttgtaaaaaaactagCTGGACAAGGGCTTTTATATTTACAGCTAAAAGAACGATGCAATGATCATCAAATAATCATTCCAACGGAAGTTATTGAAATTCCATCAGCTTCTTTTGTATCAAAAAGTTCACAACTAATAGATCAAGAAGATGTTAATGAAGTTGATATACAGGAAATAAAAGAACTTACATCAGCTTCATTT attgattttgaaaaccaaaaaattaaggaaattaaagaaaataatcttCAGGATCCAATAGAAATTTTAAGGTTTCTTCAAAAAACAATGATCAAGGGCAGAGTTCAAGATATAGAAAACATTGATGAAAACACGGATAAAGATTCTGAGACAAACTTTATTTGTATCGAtcgacaaaatattttaatgtcaaCATTTGCTGAATTAGAATccgttgaaaattttttaattacatttgaaGTTGACTTTATGGGAGAACTAGCTAAGGATTATGGTGGTCCAAGGAGAGAGTGGATACGAGAATGCAATAGAATGATTAAAGAGAGATTATTTGATAGTGGTTTGAGAGAACTCTCTGCTGAGGAATATTACTTTGTAGGTTTGTTAATTGGTATTGCACTCTTTCAAGGAGGGCAGCTACCAACATATTTACCAGACAGCATCATTATTAAGATCACCGAAAATACAGCAGATATTTGTATATCTAATATACAAAAAggtttaaacaagtttaatttgATAAGGTTTTTCAAAGAGTTTCCACAATTAACTGAATTATTAAGACCTTCAAAAGTACAATTCACAgcaaaaatgcttttaaaattattgaagcCAAAATTTTCATCAGAAGGGTCGACAgctttagttaaagaaaaagagattTATTCTATGTTTGTGAAATATGTCAGagagata gttGCCAGTGTTAGAAGAGAGTGTGTTTCATTGGCAAATATTCTTTCTTTCGTCACTGGAGCTTCAGAAGAGCCTCTACTTGGGTTTGCATTGCAACCGTCTGTTGAATTTATTCCTACTATTGAAGCTGATGAAAAA GATCAGAAGACACATGaagcatatatgtatataccaACTGCACATACTTGCTCTAATTGTTTAGTTTTGCCGCGTGGCTCGCTGTTATGCAAGCTTCCAGCTAATAACGACCTTTTTGATGTTTATGACATGGCAtttactaataacttttttggaaCAATATGA